Proteins encoded together in one Streptomyces umbrinus window:
- a CDS encoding PucR family transcriptional regulator, whose amino-acid sequence MPPTLASLVHHSALKLTVRAGGERLDTPVRWVHASELTDPVPYMEGGELLLITALKLDAEDSDAMRRYVKRLVGAGVAGLGFAVGVHYDETPKALVDAAEGEGLPLLEVPRRTPFLAISKAVSAAIAADQYRAVTAGFAAQRELTKQALSDGPEGLLTALASQVDGWAALYDASGAVVATAPEWAGRRAARITGDVERLRERAAPASSVVGGAGDGESDGGDGSGEDRVELHSLGTGRRARAALAVGTAAALGTAERYAVHSAIALLTLTTERSRSLYAAEQRIGAAVLRMLLAGQPDHARGVAGDLYGGLLDAPYRMILAEAASASAGRARARAGDADADGGGTAVSAEAAAVLAEAGGDLVRGLGEVVESAAARSGEAVLVVPDGERLVVLAADRGAVVAACAQYAEAVGGARGGSEQAGDEDELVVGISAPAGPIAAGAAYKQAEQALSVARRRGRVLVEHEDLAAGSVVPLLADDAVRAFADGLLRPLYEHDATGRGDLVASLRAWLSRHGQWDAAAADLGVHRHTLRYRMRRVEEILGRSLDDPDVRMELWLALKTTASAE is encoded by the coding sequence ATGCCCCCCACGCTCGCCTCGCTCGTCCATCACTCGGCGCTCAAGCTCACCGTGCGCGCGGGCGGGGAACGTCTGGACACCCCCGTCCGCTGGGTGCACGCCAGTGAGCTCACCGACCCCGTGCCGTACATGGAGGGCGGGGAACTGCTCCTCATCACCGCGCTCAAGCTGGACGCGGAGGACTCCGACGCCATGCGGCGGTATGTGAAGCGGCTGGTGGGGGCGGGGGTGGCCGGGCTCGGCTTCGCCGTCGGCGTGCACTATGACGAGACGCCCAAGGCGCTCGTCGACGCGGCGGAGGGCGAGGGGCTGCCCCTGCTGGAGGTGCCCCGCCGGACGCCGTTCCTCGCCATCAGCAAGGCCGTGTCCGCCGCCATCGCCGCCGATCAGTACCGGGCGGTGACGGCAGGCTTCGCGGCGCAGCGGGAACTGACCAAGCAGGCGCTGAGCGACGGGCCCGAGGGGCTGCTGACCGCGCTCGCCTCGCAGGTGGACGGATGGGCCGCCCTGTACGACGCGTCCGGCGCCGTCGTCGCCACCGCGCCCGAGTGGGCCGGGCGGCGGGCCGCCCGCATCACCGGTGACGTGGAGCGGCTGAGGGAGCGGGCCGCGCCCGCGAGTTCCGTCGTCGGCGGCGCGGGCGACGGTGAGAGTGACGGCGGGGACGGGAGCGGCGAGGACCGGGTCGAGCTGCACTCGCTCGGGACGGGGCGGCGGGCCCGGGCCGCGCTCGCCGTCGGGACCGCGGCCGCGCTGGGTACGGCCGAGCGGTACGCCGTGCACTCGGCCATCGCCCTGCTGACGCTGACCACGGAACGGTCCCGGTCGCTGTACGCCGCCGAGCAGCGGATCGGCGCGGCCGTGCTGCGGATGCTGCTCGCCGGGCAGCCGGATCACGCGCGCGGGGTCGCCGGGGACCTGTACGGGGGGCTGCTGGACGCGCCCTACCGGATGATCCTGGCCGAGGCCGCGTCGGCTTCCGCCGGGCGGGCCCGTGCTCGGGCCGGGGACGCGGACGCGGATGGTGGCGGGACCGCGGTCAGCGCCGAGGCCGCCGCCGTTCTTGCCGAGGCCGGCGGCGATCTCGTGCGCGGGCTCGGTGAGGTCGTGGAGTCCGCCGCCGCCCGGTCCGGCGAGGCCGTGCTCGTGGTGCCCGACGGGGAGCGGCTCGTGGTGCTCGCCGCGGACCGGGGTGCGGTCGTCGCCGCCTGCGCCCAGTACGCCGAGGCCGTGGGGGGTGCTCGCGGCGGCAGCGAGCAGGCGGGCGACGAGGACGAGCTGGTCGTCGGCATCTCGGCTCCCGCCGGGCCCATCGCCGCGGGGGCCGCCTACAAGCAGGCCGAGCAGGCCCTGTCCGTCGCCCGGCGGCGGGGGCGGGTGCTCGTCGAGCACGAGGATCTGGCCGCGGGGTCTGTGGTGCCGTTGCTCGCGGACGACGCGGTGCGGGCGTTCGCGGACGGGCTTCTGAGGCCCCTGTACGAGCACGACGCCACCGGGCGGGGGGATCTCGTCGCCTCGTTGCGGGCGTGGTTGTCGCGGCACGGGCAGTGGGATGCGGCCGCGGCGGATCTTGGAGTGCATCGGCATACGTTGCGGTACCGCATGCGGCGGGTCGAGGAGATCCTCGGACGGTCTCTGGACGATCCGGATGTGCGGATGGAGCTGTGGCTCGCTTTGAAGACGACGGCATCGGCGGAGTAG
- a CDS encoding carbohydrate ABC transporter permease encodes MKASGPKASGRWAAPPRPVWEEEPNKAGLASKGIVLSIACLAVLFPLWIVVVTSLSSKQDISEAGGLVVIPKSITFIAYQELLSGGQVTRATLVSLGVTLVGTVFSMTVSILSAYGLSRIGSVGHRWFLMILLATMFFGAGLIPTYLLVQSLGLTDTYLALILPSAISVFNILVLRAFFMSISPELTDSARIDGAGDWRILWQIVLPLSRAVIAVITLFYAVGYWSAWFNASIYLSDQDMMPLQNVMIQLVQKQEPPVGMSQAIKTGQLSALAVQMAVMVLALLPVAFLSPFVQKHFKKGMLTGAVKG; translated from the coding sequence CTGAAGGCTTCCGGACCGAAGGCTTCCGGACGCTGGGCCGCACCGCCGAGGCCCGTCTGGGAGGAGGAGCCCAACAAGGCAGGGCTCGCGAGCAAGGGCATCGTCCTGTCCATCGCATGCCTCGCCGTCCTGTTCCCGCTGTGGATCGTTGTCGTCACCAGTCTGTCCTCGAAGCAGGACATCAGTGAGGCCGGCGGCCTGGTGGTGATCCCCAAGAGCATCACCTTCATCGCCTACCAGGAGCTGCTGAGCGGCGGCCAGGTCACCCGCGCCACCCTCGTCAGCCTGGGCGTCACGCTCGTCGGCACGGTGTTCTCGATGACGGTGTCCATCCTCTCCGCGTACGGGCTCTCCCGCATCGGTTCCGTCGGGCACCGCTGGTTCCTGATGATCCTGCTCGCGACGATGTTCTTCGGCGCCGGCCTCATCCCCACGTATCTGCTCGTGCAGTCCCTGGGGCTGACGGACACGTACCTGGCGCTGATCCTGCCGAGCGCGATCAGTGTCTTCAACATCCTGGTCCTGCGGGCGTTCTTCATGAGCATCTCGCCGGAGCTCACCGACAGCGCGCGGATCGACGGGGCGGGGGACTGGCGGATTCTCTGGCAGATCGTGCTCCCGCTCTCCCGTGCCGTCATCGCGGTGATCACGCTGTTCTACGCCGTCGGCTACTGGAGCGCCTGGTTCAACGCGTCGATCTACCTGAGCGACCAGGACATGATGCCGCTGCAGAACGTCATGATCCAGCTCGTCCAGAAGCAAGAGCCTCCGGTCGGTATGAGCCAGGCCATCAAGACGGGCCAGCTCTCCGCGCTCGCCGTCCAGATGGCGGTCATGGTGCTGGCCCTGCTGCCCGTCGCGTTCCTCTCGCCCTTCGTCCAGAAGCACTTCAAGAAGGGCATGCTGACCGGCGCGGTCAAGGGGTGA
- a CDS encoding glycoside hydrolase family 3 C-terminal domain-containing protein — MTAQTPPFRDSQLPFAKRIDDLLSRLTLEERVAMLHQFGPAVERLGIAAFRTGQEALHGVAWMGPATVFPQAVGLGATWNDELVRRVGEAVSTETRAMRSRDDRVGLNVWAPTVNLLRHPLWGRNEEGYSEDPKLTSAIATAYTRGLRGDHPAYWRTAPVLKHWLAHNNETDRATASSSVRPRVLHEYDLRAFRETVEAGSVAGVMPAYNLVNGRPNHVSPYLPEQLRTWTDQDLLVCSDAGAPSNLVDSEHYFDTHEEATAASLIAGVDSFTDHGTDSSQIVERLQRALDQGLLTESDIDAAVRRQLAVRFRLGEFDPRLDPYAGALDFDTPAHRSLAREAAEQAIVLLKNDGLLPLTGQDTRIAVVGLLADECKLDWYSGTLIHRSTPLEGLYERFGADRVDFAEGVDRVRIKTSAGTYLSVPRADDATDEVRGAEGALDPALLAGRTDLPPLTTDSTGTELALIDWGGGVLTLRAPDGRYLSVADDGFVRASADQPGGWVVQETFRLEPHGSHESHESHESHESHGSHENGHLLKHVGTGRYVSVTADGVKVAAQNPEILELEITERGEDTVARTAAAADVVLVVAGNDPHINGRETEDRTTLALPAHQQRLLEAARAANPRTALVITSSYPYATDPADLPAVLWTAHGGQAAGTALARVLAGDVSPAGRLPQTWYASDADLPDLLDYDVVGSRQTYLYFEGTPLFPFGHGLSYASFEYGNLVAHVVENSVHVTITVTNTGSTPADEVAQLYSRAVTPSVSRPRRELLAHRRVHVLPGTSTELSFELPLSAFEFWDVVHGIRRLEPGPYELLVGASSEDIRLRGTIELDGTPTTPRPVLELDLNAADFDEQRGAEIVDRTKLSGDAVTPAHGNDGNDGTHGNTAELVYRGCDFGPATGTVTVEVSGEGSLELALDGGPVIARLDVPATPGPYDYTTVVAEFGATEVHDLYIGLRGPVRLAHVGFSG, encoded by the coding sequence GTGACCGCTCAAACGCCGCCTTTCCGCGACTCGCAGCTGCCGTTCGCGAAGCGCATCGACGATCTTCTGTCGCGGCTCACCCTGGAGGAACGGGTCGCGATGCTGCACCAGTTCGGGCCCGCGGTGGAGCGGCTCGGCATCGCCGCGTTCCGCACCGGCCAGGAGGCGCTGCACGGGGTGGCCTGGATGGGCCCGGCGACGGTGTTCCCACAGGCGGTCGGCCTCGGCGCGACCTGGAACGACGAGCTCGTACGCCGGGTCGGCGAGGCGGTCTCCACGGAGACCCGCGCGATGCGCTCGCGCGACGACCGCGTCGGCCTCAACGTCTGGGCGCCCACGGTCAACCTGCTGCGCCACCCCCTGTGGGGCCGCAACGAGGAGGGCTACTCGGAGGACCCGAAGCTGACCTCGGCCATCGCCACCGCGTACACCCGGGGCCTGCGCGGCGACCACCCCGCGTACTGGCGGACGGCCCCGGTCCTCAAGCACTGGCTCGCGCACAACAACGAGACGGACCGGGCGACCGCGTCGAGCTCCGTCCGCCCGCGCGTGCTGCACGAGTACGATCTGCGCGCCTTCCGCGAGACGGTCGAGGCGGGCTCGGTGGCCGGCGTGATGCCCGCGTACAACCTGGTCAACGGCCGCCCCAACCATGTGTCGCCGTATCTGCCCGAGCAGCTTCGCACCTGGACGGACCAGGACCTCCTGGTCTGCTCGGACGCGGGCGCGCCCTCGAACCTGGTCGACTCCGAGCACTACTTCGACACGCACGAGGAGGCCACGGCCGCCTCCCTGATCGCCGGCGTCGACAGTTTCACGGACCACGGCACGGACAGCTCGCAGATCGTCGAACGCCTCCAGAGAGCCCTGGACCAGGGCCTGTTGACCGAGTCCGACATCGACGCGGCGGTCCGCCGCCAGCTCGCGGTCCGCTTCCGCCTCGGCGAGTTCGACCCGCGCCTGGACCCGTACGCCGGCGCCTTGGACTTCGACACGCCCGCGCACCGGTCCCTCGCGCGGGAAGCCGCGGAACAGGCGATCGTCCTCCTCAAGAACGACGGCCTGCTCCCCCTCACCGGGCAGGACACCCGCATCGCGGTGGTGGGCCTCCTCGCCGACGAGTGCAAGCTCGACTGGTACAGCGGCACCCTCATCCACCGCTCCACCCCGCTCGAAGGCCTCTACGAGCGCTTCGGCGCCGACCGCGTGGACTTCGCCGAGGGCGTGGACCGCGTACGCATCAAGACCTCCGCCGGTACGTATCTGAGCGTGCCGCGGGCGGACGACGCGACCGACGAGGTCCGCGGCGCCGAGGGTGCGCTGGACCCGGCCCTCCTCGCGGGCCGGACGGATCTGCCCCCGCTCACCACCGACTCCACGGGCACCGAGCTCGCGCTGATCGACTGGGGCGGGGGCGTCCTCACCCTGCGCGCCCCCGACGGCCGCTATCTCTCGGTCGCCGACGACGGGTTCGTACGCGCCTCCGCCGACCAGCCCGGCGGCTGGGTCGTCCAGGAGACCTTCCGCCTGGAGCCTCACGGATCCCATGAATCTCATGAATCTCATGAGTCCCACGAATCCCATGGTTCCCACGAGAACGGTCACCTCCTCAAGCACGTCGGTACGGGTCGCTACGTCTCTGTCACCGCCGACGGCGTGAAGGTTGCCGCTCAGAACCCGGAAATCCTCGAACTGGAGATCACGGAGCGCGGCGAGGACACGGTGGCCCGCACGGCCGCCGCGGCCGACGTGGTCCTCGTGGTCGCGGGCAACGACCCGCACATCAACGGCCGCGAGACGGAGGACCGTACGACCCTCGCCCTCCCCGCCCACCAGCAGCGCCTCCTGGAGGCGGCCCGTGCCGCGAACCCCCGCACGGCCCTGGTGATCACGTCCTCCTACCCGTACGCGACCGACCCCGCGGACCTCCCCGCCGTCCTCTGGACGGCCCACGGCGGCCAGGCGGCCGGCACGGCCCTGGCCCGCGTCCTGGCGGGCGACGTCTCCCCGGCGGGCCGGCTCCCGCAGACCTGGTACGCCTCGGACGCGGACCTCCCCGACCTCCTCGACTACGACGTGGTCGGCAGCCGCCAGACGTACCTGTACTTCGAGGGCACCCCGCTCTTCCCCTTCGGCCACGGCCTGTCGTACGCGTCCTTCGAGTACGGGAACCTCGTGGCCCACGTGGTCGAGAACTCCGTGCACGTCACCATCACGGTCACCAACACGGGCAGCACGCCGGCCGACGAGGTGGCTCAGCTCTACTCCCGGGCCGTGACGCCCTCGGTCTCCCGCCCCCGCCGCGAACTGCTGGCCCACCGCCGGGTCCACGTACTGCCCGGCACCTCCACCGAGCTGTCCTTCGAACTCCCGCTGTCCGCCTTCGAGTTCTGGGACGTGGTCCACGGCATCCGGCGCCTGGAGCCGGGTCCGTACGAACTCCTCGTGGGCGCGTCCAGCGAGGACATCCGTCTGCGCGGGACGATCGAGCTGGACGGCACGCCCACCACCCCGCGCCCTGTCCTCGAACTCGACCTGAACGCGGCCGACTTCGACGAGCAGCGAGGAGCGGAGATCGTCGACCGTACGAAGCTGTCGGGCGACGCGGTCACACCCGCGCACGGGAACGATGGGAACGATGGGACCCACGGGAACACCGCCGAACTGGTGTACCGCGGCTGCGACTTCGGCCCTGCGACCGGGACCGTCACCGTCGAGGTGTCGGGCGAGGGTTCACTCGAACTGGCCCTGGACGGCGGCCCGGTGATCGCCCGCCTCGATGTCCCGGCCACACCGGGACCGTACGACTACACCACCGTCGTCGCCGAATTCGGCGCCACCGAGGTCCACGACCTGTACATCGGACTGCGCGGCCCGGTGCGGCTCGCGCACGTCGGCTTCTCCGGCTGA
- a CDS encoding extracellular solute-binding protein: MTPNSATSAPSRRSFLGSTAVAAAAVAGGMPLLAACGGSGGGSKDGTTSGKDAQKILPAFVAQNVVTPDIASKNGSALGFTSKLVLGDLKTSVPKKLGKGSTIKIMSPFWGTPPKGGNPYYSTMNTTIGANVVWQNQDGNTYDEKLGAVLASSDMPDVVVIPSWNMGGKIPSAIISKMADLGPYLSGDKVKEYPNLAAIPTDAWQYSIFGGKLRGLPQPSPTVVGIVPFYRKDVFDKEGYELPTSADEFLALAKEITNARAKVWACDDMKWSAFNFFGVLSGSEKSLGWNLVDGKLIYRVETDEYLESLEWTRKLYAAGVVHPDARAANQGNAGQRFTDGQVMMYNQNITDWWGKMAEQATQNKDFRIAGMDIFGHDGGDPQLWAASPAGIFAFINKKASKAVIHDVLAAANVTAAPYGTKEYMLTNYGVEGTHYTVKDGVPTKNDKGNQEVLNAFVMLASPAPTIAHPDFAEIAKEQVEWQQRMGAFTKKSSFYGLQVTEPARYTSLSNDFEDLEDSVVRGRKKVSDMQQAVSEWKSQGGDKLRDWYKKLLDDSGSAQG, encoded by the coding sequence ATGACGCCGAACTCCGCCACTTCCGCTCCCAGTCGGAGAAGTTTCCTCGGCTCCACGGCGGTCGCTGCCGCCGCGGTGGCCGGCGGGATGCCGCTGCTGGCCGCCTGCGGCGGGTCCGGCGGCGGCTCCAAGGACGGCACGACCTCGGGCAAGGACGCGCAGAAGATCCTTCCCGCCTTCGTGGCGCAGAACGTGGTGACGCCGGACATCGCGTCGAAGAACGGCTCCGCCCTCGGTTTCACCAGCAAGCTGGTCCTGGGTGACCTGAAGACCTCGGTGCCGAAGAAGCTCGGCAAGGGCAGCACCATCAAGATCATGTCGCCGTTCTGGGGCACGCCGCCGAAGGGCGGCAATCCCTACTACTCGACGATGAACACGACGATCGGCGCCAACGTCGTCTGGCAGAACCAGGACGGCAACACGTACGACGAGAAGCTGGGCGCGGTTCTCGCCTCCAGCGACATGCCGGACGTCGTGGTGATCCCCAGCTGGAACATGGGCGGCAAGATACCCAGCGCCATCATCAGCAAGATGGCGGACCTCGGCCCGTACCTGTCGGGCGACAAGGTCAAGGAGTACCCGAACCTCGCGGCCATCCCGACCGACGCCTGGCAGTACTCCATCTTCGGCGGCAAGCTGCGCGGCCTGCCCCAGCCCTCCCCCACCGTCGTGGGCATCGTGCCCTTCTACCGCAAGGACGTCTTCGACAAGGAGGGGTACGAACTCCCCACCTCCGCCGACGAGTTCCTGGCCCTCGCCAAGGAGATCACCAACGCCAGGGCGAAGGTGTGGGCCTGCGACGACATGAAGTGGAGCGCCTTCAACTTCTTCGGCGTGCTGTCCGGAAGCGAGAAGTCGCTCGGCTGGAACCTCGTCGACGGCAAGCTGATCTACCGGGTCGAGACCGACGAGTACCTCGAATCGCTCGAGTGGACGCGCAAGCTGTACGCGGCGGGCGTCGTCCACCCCGACGCCAGGGCGGCGAACCAGGGCAACGCGGGGCAGCGTTTCACCGACGGCCAGGTCATGATGTACAACCAGAACATCACGGACTGGTGGGGCAAGATGGCCGAACAGGCCACCCAGAACAAGGACTTCCGCATCGCCGGCATGGACATCTTCGGCCATGACGGGGGCGACCCCCAGCTGTGGGCCGCATCGCCCGCGGGCATCTTCGCCTTCATCAACAAGAAGGCGTCCAAGGCCGTGATCCACGACGTGCTGGCCGCCGCGAACGTCACCGCGGCCCCGTACGGCACCAAGGAGTACATGCTCACCAACTACGGGGTGGAGGGCACGCACTACACCGTCAAGGACGGCGTTCCCACCAAGAACGACAAGGGCAACCAGGAGGTCCTGAACGCCTTCGTCATGCTGGCGAGCCCCGCCCCGACCATCGCGCACCCCGACTTTGCGGAGATCGCGAAGGAGCAGGTGGAGTGGCAGCAGCGGATGGGCGCCTTCACCAAGAAGTCCTCCTTCTACGGGCTCCAGGTCACCGAACCGGCCCGCTACACCAGCCTCTCCAACGACTTCGAGGACCTGGAGGACAGCGTCGTCCGCGGCCGCAAGAAGGTCAGCGACATGCAGCAGGCGGTGTCGGAGTGGAAGAGCCAGGGCGGCGACAAGCTGCGGGACTGGTACAAGAAGCTGCTGGACGACAGCGGATCCGCGCAGGGGTGA
- a CDS encoding ABC transporter permease gives MAHSTTPGAAARTAPSTADDTVEPSAGGGGSTRAAKPAKPSGVSRAEKKALKKAANGGTLRTRLKRDRTLILMTLPAVLLVLVFNYIPILGNVVAFQEYDPYISDNGFVAIFHSPWVGFEQFSRIFEDSAFWEAVQNTFVLFSLQLLLFFPIPIVLALLINSVIRPRVRAVSQAILYLPHFFSWVLVITVFQQIFGGAGIIAQTLRQHGYEGFDLMTDPGIFKLLVTAEGVWKDAGWGIIVFLAALASVSPDLYEASAMDGAGRWRRMWHVTLPALRPVIALLLVLRVGDALTVGFEQILLQRDAVGPGAAEVLDTFVWWNGVRNQDFSYAAAAGLIKGVVSLGLVLAANKVAHLMGEQGVYKK, from the coding sequence GTGGCACACAGCACCACTCCGGGCGCCGCCGCGCGCACCGCGCCGTCGACGGCGGACGACACCGTCGAACCCTCCGCCGGAGGGGGCGGATCCACCAGGGCCGCCAAGCCCGCGAAGCCCTCCGGGGTCTCCAGAGCCGAGAAGAAGGCCCTGAAGAAGGCCGCGAACGGCGGCACCCTCAGGACCCGCCTCAAGCGGGACCGCACGCTGATCCTGATGACCCTGCCGGCCGTCCTGCTGGTGCTGGTCTTCAACTACATACCGATCCTGGGCAACGTCGTCGCCTTCCAGGAGTACGACCCGTACATCAGCGACAACGGCTTCGTCGCCATCTTCCACAGCCCCTGGGTCGGCTTCGAACAGTTCTCACGGATCTTCGAGGACTCGGCGTTCTGGGAGGCCGTCCAGAACACCTTCGTCCTGTTCTCCCTCCAACTGCTGCTCTTCTTCCCGATCCCGATCGTGCTGGCGCTGCTCATCAACAGCGTGATCAGGCCACGGGTGCGGGCGGTGTCGCAGGCGATCCTCTACCTGCCGCACTTCTTCTCCTGGGTGCTGGTCATCACCGTCTTCCAACAGATCTTCGGCGGCGCCGGCATCATCGCGCAGACCCTGCGCCAGCACGGCTACGAGGGTTTCGACCTCATGACCGACCCGGGGATCTTCAAGTTACTGGTGACGGCGGAGGGCGTCTGGAAGGACGCCGGCTGGGGAATCATCGTCTTCCTCGCGGCGCTGGCCTCCGTCAGTCCCGACCTGTACGAGGCTTCGGCAATGGACGGGGCCGGCCGGTGGCGCCGGATGTGGCACGTCACGCTGCCCGCGCTGCGGCCGGTGATCGCCCTGCTCCTGGTGCTGCGTGTCGGTGACGCGCTCACGGTCGGCTTCGAACAGATCCTGCTGCAGCGAGACGCGGTGGGGCCGGGCGCGGCGGAAGTCCTGGACACCTTCGTGTGGTGGAACGGCGTCCGCAACCAGGACTTCAGTTACGCGGCGGCGGCGGGCCTGATCAAGGGCGTGGTCAGTCTCGGCCTCGTCCTCGCCGCGAACAAGGTCGCCCATCTCATGGGCGAGCAGGGGGTGTACAAGAAGTGA
- a CDS encoding aldehyde dehydrogenase family protein codes for MTDTHAFWLAGRQATGESTFDVTSPWDGHPVGKVSVPTDAQVEEAVAAAHAVRDEFAATPAHVRAAALDHVSRRLAERTEEIARLISAENGKPVKWARGEVGRAVSVFRFAAEEARRFNGGEAQRLDTDAGGQGRLALTRRFPKGVVLGIAPFNFPLNLCAHKIAPAIAAGAPIILKPAPATPLSGLLIGELLAETDLPAGSWSVLPVANDKMPALVQDERLPVISFTGSDKVGYAIMDSVPRKHLTLELGGNGAAVVLADWASDEDLDRAASRIATFSNYQGGQSCISVQRVIADASVYDRLLPRVVAAVEAQVTGDPADDATDVGPLVSEDAARRVETWVDEAVNAGATLLAGGKRDGASYAPTVLADVPADVTLSCEEVFGPVLTVQKVEGEAAAFAAVNESKYGLQAGVFTHDLQTAFRAHRALEVGGVVVGDVPSYRADQMPYGGVKQSGVGREGVKFAMDDYTYERVLVLTGLAL; via the coding sequence ATGACCGACACCCACGCCTTCTGGCTCGCCGGCCGCCAGGCCACAGGCGAGTCCACCTTCGACGTCACCTCCCCGTGGGACGGCCACCCCGTCGGCAAGGTCTCCGTACCGACCGACGCCCAGGTCGAAGAGGCAGTGGCCGCCGCACACGCAGTACGGGACGAGTTCGCAGCCACCCCCGCCCACGTACGCGCCGCCGCCCTCGACCACGTGAGCCGCCGCCTGGCGGAGCGGACCGAGGAGATCGCCCGGCTCATCTCCGCCGAGAACGGCAAGCCGGTCAAGTGGGCCCGCGGCGAGGTCGGCCGGGCCGTGTCCGTGTTCCGGTTCGCGGCCGAGGAGGCCCGTCGGTTCAACGGCGGCGAGGCCCAGCGGCTCGACACCGACGCCGGCGGCCAGGGACGCCTCGCCCTCACCCGCCGCTTCCCGAAGGGCGTCGTCCTCGGCATCGCGCCCTTCAACTTCCCGCTGAACCTCTGCGCCCACAAGATCGCCCCCGCGATCGCGGCCGGTGCCCCGATCATCCTCAAGCCGGCTCCCGCGACCCCCCTCTCCGGGCTGCTCATCGGCGAACTGCTGGCCGAGACCGACCTGCCGGCCGGGTCCTGGTCCGTGCTGCCCGTCGCCAACGACAAGATGCCCGCCCTGGTGCAGGACGAGCGGCTGCCCGTCATCTCGTTCACGGGGTCCGACAAGGTCGGCTACGCGATCATGGACTCCGTACCGCGCAAGCACCTCACCCTCGAACTGGGCGGCAACGGCGCGGCCGTCGTCCTCGCCGACTGGGCGAGCGACGAGGACCTCGACCGGGCGGCCTCGCGGATCGCCACCTTCTCCAACTACCAGGGCGGACAGTCCTGCATCTCCGTGCAGCGGGTGATCGCGGACGCGTCCGTGTACGACCGGCTGCTGCCCCGCGTGGTGGCCGCCGTCGAGGCGCAGGTCACCGGCGACCCGGCCGACGACGCAACCGACGTCGGGCCGCTGGTGAGCGAGGACGCCGCCAGGCGCGTCGAGACATGGGTCGACGAGGCCGTGAACGCCGGCGCCACACTGCTCGCGGGCGGCAAGCGCGACGGTGCCTCGTACGCGCCGACCGTGCTGGCCGATGTGCCGGCCGATGTGACCCTCTCCTGCGAGGAGGTCTTCGGGCCCGTGCTCACCGTGCAGAAGGTGGAGGGGGAGGCGGCCGCCTTCGCCGCCGTCAACGAGTCCAAGTACGGGCTGCAGGCAGGCGTGTTCACCCACGACCTGCAGACCGCCTTCCGCGCCCACCGCGCGCTGGAAGTGGGCGGCGTCGTGGTCGGTGACGTGCCGTCCTACCGCGCCGACCAGATGCCCTACGGCGGCGTGAAGCAGTCCGGGGTCGGGCGTGAAGGCGTGAAGTTCGCGATGGACGACTACACGTACGAGCGCGTCCTCGTGCTCACGGGACTCGCTCTCTGA